From a region of the Panulirus ornatus isolate Po-2019 chromosome 38, ASM3632096v1, whole genome shotgun sequence genome:
- the LOC139760785 gene encoding tubulin-specific chaperone C-like — MDPTQSSTHASLLERMKQRTDDLAQRAEQRRSEKKNQAAVSESADYFHETFQQMKNDIERKVDEAGSVSKEQLVIYFDDIVRDMQQMQQFLNESSMFLASFQIKKAQEEMKDLNDIVQDKLQELQPKKKFGFGKKKITEKSEKAKDTKKDTTDSSSMMTSNSLEDLIEKHFFGFKDMANQTLTKSPSELENRQLNLQNLLDCKILALGNPSTLQVDSLQNCTIIVGPTSRSVFIKDCTDCTFVVACQQVRIHDTKDTQFYLHVTGAAIIENCQNVQFAPYTLHYPELEDHYSQSGLDLNTNHWNKIDDFHWLNENEESPNWAVIPEYERLDSWLE; from the coding sequence ATGGATCCAACTCAGTCTTCCACCCATGCCAGTCTTCTAGAACGTATGAAGCAGAGAACAGATGACTTAGCACAGAGAGCAGAGCAAAGGCGCTCGGAGAAGAAAAATCAGGCAGCTGTATCTGAGAGTGCTGACTACTTCCATGAAACTTTCCAACAAATGAAGAATGATATAGAAAGAAAGGTTGATGAGGCAGGAAGTGTGAGCAAAGAACAATTAGTCATTTAttttgatgatatagtgagggATATGCAACAAATGCAGCAGTTCTTGAATGAATCCTCAATGTTTTTAGCTTCATTCCAAATCAAGAAAGCACAGGAAGAGATGAAGGATTTAAATGACATTGTTCAAGATAAATTACAGGAACTGCAGCCAAAGAAAAAGTTTGgctttggaaagaaaaagattacagAAAAAAGTGAGAAAGCTAAAGACACCAAAAAAGATACTACTGATAGCAGTTCTATGATGACAAGTAACTCGTTAGAAGACCTGATTGAAAAGCACTTCTTTGGCTTCAAGGATATGGCAAATCAAACACTTACAAAATCACCTAGTGAGTTGGAGAACAGGCAGTTGAACCTGCAAAATCTACTAGATTGCAAGATTTTAGCACTTGGAAATCCTAGTACATTACAAGTGGATTCACTTCAAAACTGTACTATAATTGTTGGGCCAACTTCAAGATCAGTATTCATTAAAGATTGCACTGATTGTACGTTTGTGGTTGCTTGTCAGCAAGTTCGTATTCATGACACAAAGGACACCCAGTTTTATTTGCACGTTACTGGTGCAGCTATAATAGAAAACTGTCAAAATGTCCAGTTTGCACCTTACACCCTTCATTACCCAGAGCTTGAGGACCATTATTCTCAGAGTGGCTTAGATTTGAATACTAACCATTGGAACAAAATAGATGACTTTCATTGGCTCAATGAGAATGAGGAATCTCCCAACTGGGCAGTCATTCCTGAATATGAAAGACTTGACAGTTGGCTAGAATAG